One Primulina tabacum isolate GXHZ01 chromosome 10, ASM2559414v2, whole genome shotgun sequence DNA segment encodes these proteins:
- the LOC142506002 gene encoding putative RING-H2 finger protein ATL21A, whose product MSKFWLAGFTSIYCLSTDSYTIVASSSASPTDMIRMYGCTIVTTATLPVSWLGQFDNIGIYSDLQLTWDVPRCEDCEQYRETVKAGRSNWQKIVQSPFFIPSVTVLSIILTMACFICFKKISDLNRASANNDSRDIAAPPLTTTSAVALPPQSTGGGGTTAIPYDPKIDSYTISLIVEEKSGTSFPRGSTCAICLEDYRETEKIKCIILCHHRFHANCIDPWLQIRWSCPVCRTFLS is encoded by the exons ATGTCAAAGTTTTGGCTGGCTGGCTTTACTTCTATCTACTGTCTTTCTACGGATTCCTACACCATTGTTGCTAGCTCTTCGGCTTCACCTACAGATATGATCCGAATGTACGGATGCACCATTGTTACAACTGCAACATTACCGGTTTCTTGGTTAGGTCAATTTGACAATATCGGAATATATAGTGATCTTCAGCTGACTTGGGATGTTCCAAGATGCGAAGATTGTGAACAATATCGAGAAACAG TCAAGGCCGGGCGGAGTAATTGGCAGAAGATTGTTCAATCACCCTTCTTCATCCCCTCGGTTACTGTTCTGAGTATAATCTTAACCATGGCATGCTTCATCTGCTTCAAGAAAATTAGTGATCTTAACCGAGCTTCAGCAAACAATGATAGCAGGGATATTGCTGCCCCACCTCTAACCACCACCTCCGCTGTCGCTTTGCCACCACAGTCCACCGGCGGAGGAGGGACAACAGCAATCCCGTATGACCCGAAAATCGATTCCTACACGATATCTCTCATTGTTGAAGAAAAAAGTGGCACCTCGTTTCCTCGAGGTTCGACTTGTGCAATATGTCTTGAAGATTATAGAGAAACAGAGAAAATTAAGTGCATAATTTTGTGTCATCATCGTTTTCATGCAAATTGTATTGATCCATGGCTGCAGATACGTTGGTCTTGTCCAGTTTGCAGGACTTTTCTTTCTTGA
- the LOC142506001 gene encoding putative RING-H2 finger protein ATL21A, whose protein sequence is MEFNFKLVLLIFFIFSQVVHMGISCPISLCGNSSIAVRYPFTLQNLTPTNDCTYIKLTCYVPLNTILLNLPYYGDFVVQNIDYFAGYIKLQDPGNCLMKRLLNLNVSSACIMAKPHFNYTFYICPFGMEARFNQISCLSNSTNTAIATRELPQEIMEIFGCKAIRRLIIPLFLSGQLKIEEIYSDISLILSWNATVCKDCQENQDNGRFASKLSAKIIAIIFSTPAAIVMALSCCSGFCFHLLRMIKRQHQADETALPSLSSPPQSTEAAAMQPLPACENIGLDESRIDACTEKVVFDESGSIFSGNNNCCAICLENYSHKETIRLITKCEHYFHDGCIEKWLQKNGTCPVCRTCLCVKFL, encoded by the exons ATGGAATTTAATTTTAAACTTGTCTTGCttattttcttcattttctCTCAAGTTGTTCATATGGGAATTTCTTGTCCAATTTCTCTCTGTGGCAACAGCTCAATAGCCGTAAGATATCCTTTTACCTTACAAAACCTTACTCCAACGAATGATTGCACATATATCAAACTAACTTGCTATGTTCCCCTAAACACGATCCTTCTAAATCTTCCTTACTATGGAGATTTCGTCGTGCAAAACATCGACTACTTCGCAGGATATATCAAGCTCCAAGATCCTGGGAATTGCTTGATGAAAAGGTTATTAAACTTGAATGTTTCATCTGCGTGCATTATGGCCAAACCTCACTTTAACTACACGTTTTACATCTGTCCTTTCGGTATGGAGGCCCGCTTCAATCAAATTAGCTGCCTAAGCAACTCGACAAACACGGCGATAGCTACTCGTGAATTACCTCAAGAAATCATGGAAATTTTTGGATGCAAGGCTATCAGGAGGTTGATAATACCACTTTTCTTATCAGGGCAGCTTAAGATCgaagaaatttattctgatatTTCCCTGATTCTGTCATGGAATGCTACTGTCTGCAAAGATTGTCAAGAAAACCAAGATAATG GTAGGTTTGCCAGTAAGCTCTCAGCAAAGATCATTGCTATAATCTTCAGTACACCAGCCGCTATAGTGATGGCCTTAAGCTGCTGCTCGGGATTCTGCTTCCATTTACTGAGAATGATAAAGAGACAACACCAAGCCGATGAAACGGCATTGCCCTCTTTATCTTCCCCCCCTCAGTCGACTGAAGCTGCTGCAATGCAGCCACTCCCTGCCTGCGAAAACATCGGCCTGGATGAGTCAAGAATCGATGCCTGCACAGAAAaagttgtttttgatgaaagtGGGAGTATTTTTAGTGGTAACAATAATTGTTGTGCAATATGTTTGGAAAATTATAGTCACAAAGAGACAATTAGGCTTATAACTAAGTGTGAGCATTACTTTCATGATGGATGCATCGAGAAATGGTTGCAAAAAAATGGGACTTGTCCTGTTTGTAGGACATGTCTGTGTGTTAAGTTTTTGTAA
- the LOC142505436 gene encoding cytochrome b561 and DOMON domain-containing protein At3g61750-like, whose protein sequence is MEQRVLFRLSQPSKSASLFMILLVSFIQLQSLVVEGAILYDDSSKVLCDMDLSSFLPLPYGSLPNMACKPLWNSYVLRYSQSKNNVITIVLSSIYTGGWVGMGFSRDGMMLNASCMVGWITTEGRGRIKQYHVRGFTPSEIKPDEGELPLTSVPPYIALNGATIYLAFQLKYNKTFKTQPVLLAFSTRYPHHLHLPIHEDKTTISFDFSSGDADSIVDVSSNFIKDKRTHGILSLLGWGLLLPFGAVFARYLKHKDPLWYYLHVVIQFAGFLFGVAALVVGLALDKKLHASIPTHTGIGVFVFVLTVLQVLAFFSRPSRDSKYRKYWNWYHNWLGRICLFFGAVNVVVGIHLAGAGAAWKIGYGLLVGALLIICIVLEILLRIKWLQERDIPPALSTNSL, encoded by the exons ATGGAGCAAAGGGTATTATTCAGGCTATCACAGCCATCGAAATCAGCCTCTTTATTCATGATTTTATTAGTTAGTTTCATTCAATTACAGAGTCTTGTGGTGGAAGGAGCTATCTTGTATGACGATTCCTCTAAGGTGCTGTGTGACATGGATCTCAGTTCCTTTCTTCCTCTGCCATACGGTAGTCTGCCCAATATGGCTTGCAAACCACTGTGGAATTCTTATGTGCTAAGG TACTCTCAGTCCAAGAACAATGTGATCACTATAGTTTTATCAAGCATTTACACCGGCGGATGGGTGGGGATGGGCTTTTCAAGGGATGGAATGATGCTCAATGCTAGCTGTATGGTTGGATGGATAACAACAGAAGGGCGTGGAAGAATAAAACAGTATCATGTACGGGGATTTACCCCCTCAGAAATTAAACCCGATGAAGGCGAACTGCCATTGACCAGTGTTCCGCCCTACATTGCACTTAATGGTGCGACAATATACTTGGCATTCCAGTTGAAGTACAACAAAACTTTCAAAACCCAACCTGTTTTGCTGGCTTTCAGCACGAGATATCCTCACCACCTCCACCTTCCGATCCACGAGGACAAAACGACTATATCATTCGATTTCTCATCAG GTGATGCAGATTCCATTGTTGATGTATCATCTAACTTTATCAAAGATAAGAGAACACACGGCATATTGAGTCTACTGGGATGGGGTCTATTACTCCCTTTTGGAGCAGTTTTTGCTAGATATCTCAAGCATAAAGATCCTTTATGGTATTATCTTCATGTGGTCATTCAGTTCGCAGGATTCTTATTTGGTGTGGCAGCATTGGTTGTTGGATTAGCCCTCGACAAGAAGCTGCATGCTTCCATCCCAACACACACAGGCATTGGAGTTTTTGTTTTCGTGCTCACGGTTCTCCAG GTTCTTGCATTTTTTTCACGGCCCAGTAGAGATAGCAAGTACCGGAAGTACTGGAATTGGTACCACAACTGGCTTGGGAGAATTTGCCTGTTCTTCGGAGCAGTGAATGTGGTTGTGGGGATACATCTTGCTGGAGCAGGGGCAGCGTGGAAAATTGGCTATGGACTTCTGGTCGGTGCACTGTTGATCATATGTATCGTTCTTGAAATATTGCTTAGGATTAAATGGTTACAGGAACGTGACATCCCTCCGGCCCTTTCTACGAATTCACTTTAG
- the LOC142505564 gene encoding putative RING-H2 finger protein ATL21A codes for MQYVYNSVYYILAYYREKPQLVLSQLMGLFKILSFAFLLFLEIHARNDCSTAFCANNPFEVRFPFQLFGQQQQNCSYPGFNLSCGSRGEKAVLSLPYSGDFWVRDINYLTQQIKLYDPNGCLPRRLFSLNLSSSPFMAGYSKNYTILSCPPEFARNSFKPVDCLSTHDSLVLATSSMNLARGLNMCSTIGMYTIPVPWPDDGGHTSDLNGDLRLMWNDPNCLGCESRGNACGFENSTSDQILCFSNPRRGKSRGLEIFKIVVLSVVIPAIFCSICISCVIFIVERRHTSSPENAVAPVEPAPDASAISGLDDSTIESYSKVVLSESRRIPGPNGATCPICLSDYNPKDTIRCIPLCEHCFHSECIDEWLRRHGTCPVCRNSPSPTRGANR; via the exons ATGCAATATGTATATAATTCAGTTTACTATATCTTGGCCTATTATAGAGAAAAACCACAGCTAGTTCTTTCTCAACTTATGGGCCTATTCAAAATTCTATCTTTTGCTTTCTTGCTCTTTCTTGAAATTCATGCGAGAAATGATTGTTCAACTGCTTTCTGTGCAAACAATCCGTTTGAAGTACGTTTCCCATTTCAATTATTCGGCCAACAACAGCAGAACTGCAGCTATCCTGGCTTTAACTTGAGTTGTGGGAGCCGAGGGGAGAAGGCCGTGCTAAGTCTCCCTTATTCCGGAGATTTTTGGGTTCGAGATATCAACTACCTAACGCAACAAATCAAACTATATGACCCGAATGGATGCCTTCCAAGACGCCTTTTTAGCTTAAATCTTTCATCTTCACCTTTTATGGCTGGATACTCCAAGAACTACACAATCCTTAGCTGCCCTCCAGAGTTTGCAAGGAACAGCTTCAAGCCAGTAGATTGCCTTAGCACGCATGATTCATTGGTGTTGGCCACTTCTTCAATGAATCTTGCTAGAGGCTTGAATATGTGCAGTACTATTGGTATGTATACAATCCCGGTTCCATGGCCAGACGACGGAGGGCACACTTCTGATCTAAATGGGGATCTACGGTTAATGTGGAATGATCCAAACTGCTTGGGTTGTGAATCAAGAGGCAATGCTTGTGGATTTGAGAACAGCACAAGTGACCAGATTTTGTGTTTCAGTAATCCAAGAAGAG GCAAATCTCGGGGTCTCGAAATCTTCAAAATCGTTGTGCTTTCAGTAGTTATACCGGCCATTTTTTGCTCGATTTGCATATCATGCGTCATATTTATTGTCGAAAGAAGACACACCAGTAGTCCTGAAAATGCTGTAGCCCCGGTTGAACCGGCTCCGGATGCCAGTGCTATATCAGGACTAGATGATTCGACCATCGAATCATACTCAAAAGTCGTTCTCAGTGAGAGCCGACGCATTCCAGGGCCCAATGGCGCCACATGTCCCATATGTTTATCAGATTACAATCCAAAAGACACGATCAGATGCATACCTCTGTGTGAGCATTGCTTCCATTCGGAATGCATTGATGAGTGGCTAAGGAGACACGGGACTTGCCCGGTTTGCCGGAATTCGCCTTCCCCTACTCGTGGTGCCAATAGGTGA